The DNA region GAGCTGCACGCGCTCAATGCGTGGGTGCACAGCGGTGCCGATGTCCCGGCGCCGGACAGCATGCATCACCTGATCGTGATCCCGGTCTACAGCGAGTCCACCGAGATCATCGAGCAGTCGCTGGAGGCGATCCTGGAGGCCGACTTCCCGAGCGATCGGCTGATGGTCTGCCTGACCTTCGAGGCGCGCTCACCGGTCTGGGGGCCGACCGAGATCGCAGCGATCGAGAGTGCTTATACGCATCGATTCGGTCATTTCCTGGCTACGCAGCATCCCGACGGGCTGCCCGGCGAGGGCAAGGTGAAGGGCGCCAACATCAGCTGGGGTGCCCAGCTGGCCCGCCAGGAGCTGCATCGTCACGGGATCGCCGACGAGCAGGTCATCGTGTCGGCGTTTGACTCAGACACCCGGCCCAGCCCGCACTACTTCAAGGTGCTCACCTACACCTACCTGACCAACCCGGATCGGGATGTCGACAGCTATCAGCCGGTGCTGCTGTTCCACAACAACGCCTGGGAGGTGCCGACCGCGTCTCGCCTGGTCGGCTACGTCGCAAGCATGTGGACGCTGGCCGACTCGACCCGCCCGGAGCGGCTGCGGATCTTCTCCTCGCACGCGCTCGGTATGAAGGCCCTGGCCAGCGTCGACTTCTGGTCCACCAACGTGATTCCGGACGACTCGCGTCAGTTCTGGCGGATGTACTACGAGACCGACGGTCGGGCCAAGACCTTGCCGCTGCACCTGCCGGTCTATCTGGACGCTGTCCAGTCGCACAGCTGGTGGGCGACGATGAAGGAGCAGTACAAGCAGATCCGCCGCTGGTCCTACGGGGTGATCGACTTCCCGTATCTGATGGAGCAGAACCTGCGCAACGGGCGCATTCCGTGGCGGGAGAAGGCCTTCCTGACGCTGCAGCAGGTGACCCAGTTCCACCTCTGGGCGACTGTGCCGCTGATGCTGTTCGCGCTGCGCATGACGAGCACCTATCTGCAGCCGATCTACACCCACTCCAGCCTGATGCTGTCCGAGATCGCCGGCATGGTGAACCTGGTGGCCTTCATCATCGCGCCGCTCAGCCTGGTCATCTCGGCCGTCGTAGGCATCCGGCTACTGCCCCCGCGCCCCGCGGAACGTCCTCGGCGTGCCTGGGTGAAGATGGTGGGGGAGTGGATCTGCCTGCCGCTGGTCGGCCCGATCTTCTTCTGCGCGCCGGCCATCGACGCTCAGATCCGGCTGCTGCTTCGGCGCTATCTGGGCTTCCGGGTGACCGTGAAGTCGCGGACCAAGGCGGCCCACTCGGTTCGCTGAGGTCCCGTGCCCAGCTAGCAACGCGAGTCCACTCGTCCTCAACGCGACTTTGCGTTGTGGTGGCCGGCTTGGGGCGCTCAGGACGACGACATCTCCGTGGCGGCCCACTCGGCGACCCGCCGCTCAGCCTCCTCGTCGGAGACGTCCTCGACCCGGGTCATGATCGACCAGCGATGCCCGTACGGGTCCAGCACGGACGCGTACCGGTCGCCGGTGACGAAGGTGCTGGGCTGCTCGCGTACGGTCGCACCGCGGTCGGCAGCCAGCTTGGTGGTCGCGTCGACGTCGGGTACATAGATGGCGATCGAGCCGGTCACCGGACCCTCGGTGGGGGCGACCAGGCCGTACTCGGCCATGGCGTCGCCCAGTTGCAGTCGGCCGTCTTCGAGCTGCAGCTCGGCATGGGCGACCCTGCCGTCGGGGAGGTTCATCCGGCTCACCACGGTCGCGCCGAACACCGCGCAATAGAAGTCGATGGCCGCCGCGCCGTCGGAGACGCACAGGAACGGGGTCAGCGTCGAGTAACCGGCGGGGCGGTAAGGAATCTCAGTCATCCGACCAGCCTGCTCCGCCAGAGTGACGTACTTCTTGGAAAGACCCGCCAGGCGCCACGAAGTTGCTCGGGATTGTCGGTCTCGCTCGATCTGCTGGTATTGCAGATCCGACAAGATCGAGCAGCTCTCACTTGAGGCATCGGGTGTCTGTGGTGTCGATTAGCGTTCGTGCCATGAGCAGTACGCCGGAGCGTGGGCTGGTGCGTCGGCCGGGCAGCGTCGGTGCCTTCACCACGCATCGTTATCCGCCTGGCGCGGTGCTGGCGCCGTGGGTCGAGCACTTCTGGAGTGTCACCTGGGATCGCGGCGGTGCCGGACCGCTGGAGTCCAGCGTCATCTCCTTCCCGGCGATGCACGTCACCGTCGAGTGGGGCGATCAAGGATCGGTACGGCACGGCTACCCGATGCCGGCGACGCTGCTGCACGGCGTGGTGAGCCGGGTGTTCCGGGTGACCCTGACTGGCCGAGGCGGAGTAGTCGGAGCGCGCTTCCGGCCGGATGGCTTCCACGCCTGGTCCAGGCTGGATGCCGCAACCTTGACCGATACGGTGCAGCCGGTCAGGGACCTGCTCGGAGCCGAGATCGGCTCGCTGCATGCCGGAATGACGCCCGACGCTGAGCCCGCGGAGGTGCTGCGGAAACTGCGGAGTGCATTGGAAGGGCATCGTCCTGACAAGATGTCAGTTGGCATCGGTCCCGTCGTCGACCGGATCGCGACCGATTCCACCTTGGTTCGGGTCGACCAGGTTGCTCACGCGGTCGGACTGTCGGAGCGGACCTTGCAACGACGCTTCCGCCGCGAGATCGGCGTCGGTCCGAAATGGGTGCTCTCTCGGTTTCGACTGCAAGAAGCAGTCTTGGCACTGGAATGTGATCCCGGCGTTGATCTCAGCGAACTGGCGATCCGACTTGGCTTCTACGACCAGGCGCACCTCACCAACACCTTCGTCGAGATGCTGGGCGAGACCCCTGCTGCTTACGCCGCCCGCGTCCGCTCGCAGGTCTCATGAGGATCCGGTTGCAGCCCCTGACCAGGGCACGTCTGGCAGCACTCGGCGCCGCGGGTGTTGCCTGGGCGGAGGCGTTGCCGGAAGTGCTCGCGGGCTTGGCGCGCGACTGGAGCCTGGAGTTGGGCGCGGATCTGCCCGGTGGCAGCAACTCCTACGTCGTTCGGGCTACGACGGCGACCGGGTCACGCGCGGTGCTGAAGGTGGTGCTCGATGACACCGGATTGGCCGACCAGATCCGCGTGCTCCAGGTGGCCGACGGTCGTGGATACGCCCGATTGCTGCGATCCGATCTCGACCGGCGGGCCATGCTGCTGGAGGAGCTCGGTGCCTCATTGCAGAACCGTGGCCTGCCGGGCCGAGACCAACTGGCGATCCTCGCCGACACGCTGGCGATCGCCTGGCAGCCGACCGGCCTGGATCGGGTGCCGCCCGAGGCGGACAAGGCTGTCGGTCTGGCGCACCTGATCAGCGAGCACTGGGAGCAGCTCGACCGCCCCTGCCCGACCGAGGTACGCGACCAGGCCCTGCGCTACGCGGAGCAGTTGGCAGATCCACCTGCCGAGGCGCTGGTGGTCGTCCATGGCGACCCCCATCCCGGCAATGCACTCGCCGCCAAACGGTCCGGGCGGAACGACCAGATCGGCTATCGCTTCGTGGACCCGGACGGCTTCGTCGCGGATCGGGCCTACGACCTCGGCGTCACCATGCGCGACTTCTCCGCCGCCGTGCTGCGGGAGGGTCGCCCGCTGGTGGAGTCGTATGCCGCCCTGCTCGCAGCCCGGACCGGTGTCGTTGCCGAGCGAATCTGGCAATGGGCTTTCGTCGAGCGAGTCTCCACCGGGCTCTATGTCCTCGGCTTCGGCGCCGAGACGGTCGCCCGGTCGTATCTGGACTCGGCGGAGTTGCTGCTCGACCGGCCGTGATCGTTGCGGTGCCCGCCTACTCTGGCCGGCATGAGAGCGCGGGTGCTCGCCGCGGTGGTGGTCCTGGCTGCGCTGACGGCCTGCACGGCCGGTCAGCCGGGTGAACCTGGTCGCCAGTCCTCACCATCCACGAGCGCAGCGCCCAACCCGTCGACGCCGGCCGGCACGGTGACGCCCGATGGCTCGACCGCGCCTACTACCCCGACTGCCGTCACCCCGACTCCTCAGGCTCTCACTCAGCCGTTGGTACTGACGGTGCACGCCACCCGGACGGTGGCTGATGTCCCTACCAGGACAGCACGTTCCCTGTCCGATCGCGCAGCCCGCAACCAGAAGCTGACCATCCGGTGGGCAGAGCTGGAGCAGCCCGGTGGCGGCCGCGCCAAGGTCCGTCTCGCCACCACGGCAGCAGGAGCCAGAGCACTGCTGAAAGACGTCCGCGCCGACGACAGCCTCCTCGCTCTGGTGCCTGCCGAGGTGGTGGATGCGACGGTTCGCGTCCTCACCGTCGGCAGCCGACACCCGCTGCGCGATCCGGCTCGCTATCCGCTGCGGACCGCCGCCAGCACTCGCCAACCCCAGGTCACCACGGTCACGATCGTCGGCGATGTGATGCTCGGACGACGCGTCGCCCGGGCATCCGGCGATGACCCGATCCGACCGCTGCGATCGACGGCGAAACGGCTGGCCAGCGCTGAAATCACCGTCGGCAATCTCGAATCCACCCTGTCCGATGACGGCTCGCCGACCCAGGGCGGCGACTCCTTCCACGCCGACCCCGCGATCATCAAGGGCCTGAGACTGGCCGGATTCGACACGGTGGTGCTGGCCAACAACCACCTCGGCGACTACGGCCAGCGGGCGCTGCGACAGACCCTCGCCACCCTCCGGGACGCCGACCTCCCATACGTGGGTGCCGGTCGAGACCTGAAAGAGGCGCGTCGGCCGGTGATCATCACCCGCGACGGCGTACGGGTGGGGTTCATCGCGACCGAGTCGATCGGCGAGACCCCCGCAGCCACCGCAGATCGCGGCGGCACCAACCGGTTGAACATGCCGCCGCGGACCGGTCCGCTGAACGAGCGGCAGTTGGACCGGATCACCGGCGACATCGCCAAGCTCAGCCAGCGGGTCGATGTGGTCATCGTCATCCCGCACTGGGGCACCCAGTACACCCATGTGCCCGAGGCCAGTCAGCGAAGTGCCGCCCGCGCCTTCGCCAAAGCCGGTGCGGATCTGGTGATCGGCGGTCATCCGCACTGGGTGCAGGGCTGGGAGCAGATGAGCGGCGCGGTGGTCGTGCACTCGCTCGGCAACTTCGTCTTCGACATGGACTTCCAGACCAAGACGATGGAGGGCATCTTCGTCGAGATCGTGCTCTGGGGCGGTGCCGTCAAGGCGGTCGAACCGGTCCCGTACCGACTCGACTCCCGTTTCGTGCCGAAAGTGGTCAAAGGCCGACAGGCCGAACGGATCCTTGCCGATGTCTGGTCGACGAGCCGCGGACCGTTCGCCCGTCCGTGATCAAAGAGGCCGTCTTGATCAAAGGCTCTGCAACCAGGCCCACATCACGGCGCCGACCCGTCTGAGTTGGCGACGGTCGACCACGTCAGGCGTGTCAGCGGGGGAGTGGTAGCCGGCGTACGGGATGCTGCCCAGCCGGATCGCCGGGATGCCTGCCTTGGTGTACGACCAGTGGTCGCTGGCGGTGTTCCCGCTGCAGCTGCGAGTAGGCACGTCGGCCTTCTTCGCCGCGGCTCGGACCTCGGCTCGCAACTTGTTTCCGCTGGTCCGGGCCGAGCAGACGGGCACGTAGGAGGCCCGCACACCCACGCGATCAAGAGCGACCGCGGCGACGATCGCCTTGCGCTCGGCCTTCGACAGCTTCGCCACGTGCTGCTGGGAGCCGAAGTGATGCAGTGCGTCGCCGGAGCCGCGCGGTTCCTCGGCGCCGAACGCGATGAACCGGACCGGGGTGTCGGGCGGCGCGGCGGCCGCCATCCGGGCCAGCTCGAGCATCACCGAGACCCCGGATGCGTTGTCCTCTGCACCCGGTGCGACCGCGACCGTGTCCAGATGGGCGACCACCACCACATGCGGTTTCCGGTCGTCGAAGCCCGATGGATCGGCGATCACGTTGCGCGAGGTGCCGGCCTTCACCGGCGTACCCCAGGAGTTGCCGGCCGGCACCTTCACCGACTCGGTGCTGACCTCGTACCCGAGGGTGCGGAACCGCTTGCTGACCAGGTCGGCTGCCTTCGCGAACCGTTTGGAGGTGGCCTCGCGCGGGCCGATGTCGCCGGCCAGGGTCTCGATGTCAGCCAGCACATCCCGCGTGTCGAACTTCGGCTTCGGCGTTCTGGTCGGCCCTGGCGAGGTCGGCGTCGGAGACGGAATAGGAGGTGCCGGATCGACGCGCGGGGTCGATGTCGTGGCCGGTATTGCGCTCGAGGTTCCCGAGGGCGGCGACGATTCGCTCGGGTTCGAGGCCCGCGATCCGTCGGGCGCGGCCGTACACGCAGTTGCCAGGCACACGGTTGCCACGCAAGCTGCCGAGAGGCTTCCTATCGGCCAGTCGCGCCAGAATCGAAGCGCCCGTCGGCCCGCCATCCACCGATGCTACCCAGCCGATCGGGGACAAACCTGCGGCTCAATCCAGCGAAACCCTCCGACACGCCGTCTTGCGCGAGTTGAGCCGCACCTCTGTCCCGGAAAGGGGGCGGTCAACAACTAGGACGTCCGAATGTCCTTCCGAATGTCAAGACATCCCGGGTGTCACGTTGACCTGGACGCCGTGATCGGCGATGGTTG from Microlunatus phosphovorus NM-1 includes:
- a CDS encoding VOC family protein — protein: MTEIPYRPAGYSTLTPFLCVSDGAAAIDFYCAVFGATVVSRMNLPDGRVAHAELQLEDGRLQLGDAMAEYGLVAPTEGPVTGSIAIYVPDVDATTKLAADRGATVREQPSTFVTGDRYASVLDPYGHRWSIMTRVEDVSDEEAERRVAEWAATEMSSS
- a CDS encoding glycosyltransferase, translated to MLESLPAVMLVLPILVPVLLLLVSPTIAYLAFSAYVLFWLGASLSLAFRQLREFRTLKRYRAIDWDERLHNLTDPYARIHELVDRPDLTKSEVEELHALNAWVHSGADVPAPDSMHHLIVIPVYSESTEIIEQSLEAILEADFPSDRLMVCLTFEARSPVWGPTEIAAIESAYTHRFGHFLATQHPDGLPGEGKVKGANISWGAQLARQELHRHGIADEQVIVSAFDSDTRPSPHYFKVLTYTYLTNPDRDVDSYQPVLLFHNNAWEVPTASRLVGYVASMWTLADSTRPERLRIFSSHALGMKALASVDFWSTNVIPDDSRQFWRMYYETDGRAKTLPLHLPVYLDAVQSHSWWATMKEQYKQIRRWSYGVIDFPYLMEQNLRNGRIPWREKAFLTLQQVTQFHLWATVPLMLFALRMTSTYLQPIYTHSSLMLSEIAGMVNLVAFIIAPLSLVISAVVGIRLLPPRPAERPRRAWVKMVGEWICLPLVGPIFFCAPAIDAQIRLLLRRYLGFRVTVKSRTKAAHSVR
- a CDS encoding M28 family metallopeptidase, whose amino-acid sequence is MLADIETLAGDIGPREATSKRFAKAADLVSKRFRTLGYEVSTESVKVPAGNSWGTPVKAGTSRNVIADPSGFDDRKPHVVVVAHLDTVAVAPGAEDNASGVSVMLELARMAAAAPPDTPVRFIAFGAEEPRGSGDALHHFGSQQHVAKLSKAERKAIVAAVALDRVGVRASYVPVCSARTSGNKLRAEVRAAAKKADVPTRSCSGNTASDHWSYTKAGIPAIRLGSIPYAGYHSPADTPDVVDRRQLRRVGAVMWAWLQSL
- a CDS encoding CapA family protein, which gives rise to MRARVLAAVVVLAALTACTAGQPGEPGRQSSPSTSAAPNPSTPAGTVTPDGSTAPTTPTAVTPTPQALTQPLVLTVHATRTVADVPTRTARSLSDRAARNQKLTIRWAELEQPGGGRAKVRLATTAAGARALLKDVRADDSLLALVPAEVVDATVRVLTVGSRHPLRDPARYPLRTAASTRQPQVTTVTIVGDVMLGRRVARASGDDPIRPLRSTAKRLASAEITVGNLESTLSDDGSPTQGGDSFHADPAIIKGLRLAGFDTVVLANNHLGDYGQRALRQTLATLRDADLPYVGAGRDLKEARRPVIITRDGVRVGFIATESIGETPAATADRGGTNRLNMPPRTGPLNERQLDRITGDIAKLSQRVDVVIVIPHWGTQYTHVPEASQRSAARAFAKAGADLVIGGHPHWVQGWEQMSGAVVVHSLGNFVFDMDFQTKTMEGIFVEIVLWGGAVKAVEPVPYRLDSRFVPKVVKGRQAERILADVWSTSRGPFARP
- a CDS encoding AraC family transcriptional regulator is translated as MSSTPERGLVRRPGSVGAFTTHRYPPGAVLAPWVEHFWSVTWDRGGAGPLESSVISFPAMHVTVEWGDQGSVRHGYPMPATLLHGVVSRVFRVTLTGRGGVVGARFRPDGFHAWSRLDAATLTDTVQPVRDLLGAEIGSLHAGMTPDAEPAEVLRKLRSALEGHRPDKMSVGIGPVVDRIATDSTLVRVDQVAHAVGLSERTLQRRFRREIGVGPKWVLSRFRLQEAVLALECDPGVDLSELAIRLGFYDQAHLTNTFVEMLGETPAAYAARVRSQVS
- a CDS encoding aminoglycoside phosphotransferase family protein, which codes for MQPLTRARLAALGAAGVAWAEALPEVLAGLARDWSLELGADLPGGSNSYVVRATTATGSRAVLKVVLDDTGLADQIRVLQVADGRGYARLLRSDLDRRAMLLEELGASLQNRGLPGRDQLAILADTLAIAWQPTGLDRVPPEADKAVGLAHLISEHWEQLDRPCPTEVRDQALRYAEQLADPPAEALVVVHGDPHPGNALAAKRSGRNDQIGYRFVDPDGFVADRAYDLGVTMRDFSAAVLREGRPLVESYAALLAARTGVVAERIWQWAFVERVSTGLYVLGFGAETVARSYLDSAELLLDRP